The following coding sequences lie in one Vibrio spartinae genomic window:
- the tssE gene encoding type VI secretion system baseplate subunit TssE: MSYIAPEEVAFGVGFFERLEAGERPRSLTQGPDANDVLNSIKRNVSNVLNTRLGEAQSAPELGLVDFNDATLETLDLAVRIRMAIKDCLRKYEPRLKDIVVTSERDDLNPLSLRFRITAEVNSSAVHDTVKLNLLLDQNRQYRVY, from the coding sequence ATGTCTTATATTGCGCCTGAAGAGGTTGCATTTGGCGTCGGCTTCTTTGAACGCTTAGAAGCCGGCGAAAGACCTCGGTCTTTGACTCAGGGTCCAGATGCAAACGATGTGCTTAATTCGATCAAGCGGAACGTTTCCAATGTTCTGAATACTCGGCTGGGAGAAGCGCAAAGCGCACCTGAGCTGGGGCTCGTTGATTTTAACGATGCGACACTGGAAACACTTGATCTGGCTGTCAGAATCCGCATGGCGATTAAGGACTGTTTAAGAAAATATGAGCCACGATTGAAAGACATTGTGGTGACGTCAGAAAGAGACGATTTGAACCCATTATCATTGAGATTTCGGATCACCGCAGAAGTGAACAGTAGTGCTGTTCATGACACGGTAAAACTAAATCTGTTATTGGATCAAAACCGTCAATATCGAGTGTATTGA
- the tssC gene encoding type VI secretion system contractile sheath large subunit: MSATEETVLESPQAGELSLLDEIMAQTRLAPNEEGYDIAKKGVAAFIENLIGSSQEAEPVNKSLVDQMLVELDKKISAQMDEILHHEQFQQMESAWRGLKLFIDRTDFRENNKVDIIHVTKEELLEDFEFAPEISQSGLYKQVYSSGYGQFGGEPTGAMIGNYAFTPSTPDMKLLQYMGALGAMAHAPFISSVGPEFFGIDSFEELPNIKDVKSIFESPKYTKWRSLRESEDARYLGLTAPRFLLRVPYDPIENPIKTFNYQESVRESHEHYLWGNTAFAFATRLTDSFAKYRWCPNIIGPQSGGAVEDLPVHVFETMGALQAKIPTEVLITDRKEFELAEEGFIALTMRKGSDNAAFFSANSIQKPKVFPNTKEGKEAETNYKLGTQLPYMMIINRLAHYIKVLQREQIGSWKERQDLERELNGWIKQYVADQENPPADVRSRRPLRAARIEVSDVEGNPGWYQVSLAVRPHFKYMGANFELSLVGRLDQ, from the coding sequence ATGTCTGCTACAGAAGAAACGGTACTAGAAAGTCCCCAGGCTGGTGAACTCAGTCTGTTAGATGAAATTATGGCTCAAACACGTCTTGCGCCGAATGAAGAAGGTTATGATATCGCGAAAAAAGGTGTTGCCGCGTTTATCGAAAACCTGATTGGTTCGAGCCAAGAAGCAGAACCAGTCAATAAATCACTTGTTGACCAAATGCTGGTTGAGCTGGATAAGAAAATCAGTGCGCAAATGGATGAGATCCTTCACCATGAACAATTCCAGCAAATGGAATCGGCATGGCGTGGACTGAAGCTTTTCATCGACCGTACCGATTTCCGGGAAAACAACAAAGTTGACATCATCCATGTCACCAAAGAAGAACTGCTGGAAGATTTTGAGTTTGCACCAGAAATCTCTCAATCCGGTTTGTATAAGCAGGTTTATTCTTCTGGTTACGGTCAGTTTGGTGGTGAACCGACAGGCGCGATGATCGGCAACTATGCGTTCACACCGTCTACACCGGATATGAAACTACTTCAGTACATGGGCGCGCTTGGCGCAATGGCTCATGCACCGTTTATTTCGAGTGTAGGTCCTGAATTCTTTGGTATCGACTCTTTTGAAGAACTTCCTAATATCAAAGATGTGAAATCGATCTTCGAAAGTCCGAAATATACCAAGTGGCGTTCGCTGCGTGAATCTGAAGATGCACGCTATCTGGGTCTGACTGCACCACGTTTCTTGCTGCGTGTCCCTTACGATCCAATCGAAAACCCAATCAAAACGTTTAACTATCAGGAAAGTGTCCGTGAATCTCATGAACATTATCTGTGGGGTAACACAGCCTTTGCATTTGCAACTCGTTTGACCGATAGCTTTGCAAAATACAGATGGTGTCCGAACATCATTGGTCCTCAAAGTGGCGGTGCTGTTGAAGATCTACCGGTTCACGTTTTTGAAACAATGGGTGCTTTACAAGCGAAGATTCCAACGGAAGTGCTGATCACTGACCGGAAAGAATTTGAACTTGCAGAAGAAGGTTTCATTGCATTGACGATGCGTAAAGGCAGCGACAACGCAGCATTCTTCTCTGCCAACTCGATTCAGAAGCCAAAAGTCTTCCCGAATACGAAAGAAGGTAAAGAAGCAGAAACCAACTACAAGCTGGGTACTCAGCTCCCTTACATGATGATTATCAACCGTCTCGCACACTACATCAAAGTATTGCAACGCGAACAGATTGGTTCATGGAAAGAGAGACAAGACCTTGAGCGTGAACTGAATGGTTGGATCAAACAGTATGTTGCTGATCAGGAAAACCCACCGGCAGACGTTCGTAGTCGTCGCCCACTTCGTGCTGCACGCATTGAAGTGTCCGATGTAGAAGGTAACCCAGGCTGGTATCAGGTATCACTGGCGGTTCGCCCACACTTCAAGTACATGGGTGCGAACTTTGAACTGTCACTCGTTGGCCGTTTAGATCAGTAA
- the tssB gene encoding type VI secretion system contractile sheath small subunit, with the protein MSKEGSVAPKERINIKYVPATGDQQAEIELPLKTLVVGDFKGHTEETPLEDRQSVSVDKNNFESVMRESSLSISATVKNKLGDDPDAELPVELSFKSLQDFAPDSVAAQVPELNKLIELREALVALKGPLGNIPAFRERLQALIASEESREKLLAELDIVGGSEEKEPQE; encoded by the coding sequence ATGTCTAAAGAAGGTAGTGTCGCTCCGAAAGAGCGCATTAATATTAAATATGTTCCTGCGACAGGGGATCAACAGGCCGAAATTGAATTACCACTCAAAACATTAGTGGTTGGTGATTTTAAAGGTCATACGGAAGAAACACCCCTTGAGGATCGTCAATCTGTTTCAGTTGACAAGAACAACTTCGAGTCAGTGATGCGTGAGAGTAGCCTCTCAATCAGCGCAACTGTAAAAAATAAATTGGGTGATGACCCTGATGCTGAGTTGCCAGTCGAGCTGAGCTTTAAGTCGTTGCAAGATTTTGCCCCAGATTCAGTTGCGGCTCAGGTTCCGGAATTGAATAAGCTGATCGAACTTCGTGAAGCCTTGGTTGCTTTAAAAGGTCCTTTAGGAAATATCCCTGCATTCAGAGAGCGCTTACAGGCCCTGATCGCATCTGAAGAGTCTCGTGAAAAGCTCCTTGCTGAACTGGATATTGTCGGCGGGTCTGAAGAAAAAGAACCTCAAGAGTAA
- a CDS encoding SEL1-like repeat protein has product MADEVVNPEAAVTIDENPYATGHRNVERNSLGHGGNLDHGDNVDHSGSLDRDNLNRVSIQIPESDQQADQQKYDYDINFLTPTQAYEKGRLLRAQFKNEEARHYLQYAADKGDADAAYLYAVELSGYNPTIRTPRLVREYVEQAANQGNLHAMNYLYQHGTWLRTTIRRSWHKRYHDGLVRLAATQPAKAAYYLSLYYEKTDSDQSEYYLQRAMDYSYPLAWMDNSRRSLDDINQLYTETRFSTGIYTNYRNAAEHHFIPAMKACVELYEGRGDFKKAFAWRQRALDAGDLTSLAVVAKIYAGEASSYRFVDEDLIKARAYSELYLDYAGSDRLTSLHKSMEQFFVDITNEMTPPDIERAQKITDTYKEKVTFYNHDTYWDL; this is encoded by the coding sequence ATGGCGGACGAAGTTGTGAATCCTGAGGCGGCGGTGACAATTGATGAAAATCCATATGCCACGGGTCATCGTAACGTGGAGCGTAATAGCTTGGGTCATGGTGGCAACTTGGATCATGGTGATAACGTGGATCATAGTGGCAGCTTGGATCGTGATAATTTGAATCGTGTTTCGATTCAGATACCAGAATCAGACCAGCAGGCAGATCAGCAAAAATATGACTATGATATTAATTTTTTGACCCCGACTCAGGCTTATGAAAAAGGACGTTTGCTGCGTGCGCAGTTTAAAAATGAAGAAGCACGACATTATCTACAATATGCTGCTGATAAAGGCGATGCGGATGCTGCTTACTTATATGCGGTAGAGTTGTCGGGATATAATCCGACCATCCGGACGCCGCGGCTTGTCAGAGAATATGTTGAGCAGGCGGCAAATCAGGGTAATCTGCATGCGATGAATTACCTGTACCAACATGGCACTTGGCTACGTACCACGATTCGACGGTCATGGCATAAACGCTACCATGATGGTCTGGTCAGACTCGCAGCGACACAACCTGCAAAGGCCGCTTATTATCTGTCGCTTTATTATGAAAAAACTGACTCGGATCAGTCTGAATATTATTTACAGCGCGCAATGGATTACAGTTATCCGCTCGCGTGGATGGATAATTCCAGAAGATCACTTGATGATATAAATCAGTTATATACGGAAACAAGATTTTCTACTGGGATTTATACCAACTACCGCAATGCAGCGGAACATCATTTTATCCCGGCGATGAAAGCATGTGTTGAACTATACGAAGGTCGCGGTGATTTTAAAAAAGCTTTTGCATGGCGTCAGCGGGCATTGGATGCCGGTGACCTGACATCTCTGGCTGTAGTCGCGAAAATATATGCGGGTGAAGCATCATCTTATCGGTTTGTCGATGAAGATTTGATTAAAGCCCGTGCTTATTCTGAACTTTATCTGGATTATGCTGGTAGCGATCGCTTGACAAGCTTACATAAATCAATGGAACAATTTTTCGTTGATATTACAAATGAGATGACGCCTCCGGATATTGAACGTGCTCAAAAAATTACAGACACTTATAAGGAAAAGGTAACCTTTTATAATCACGACACTTATTGGGATTTATAA
- a CDS encoding type VI secretion system PAAR protein, whose product MGNGIVVGNTGSDHDGFPPTPVTAGSGTVKYDGIPAARQGDPLAPHDKPKHPPHGRAIAAGSGTVMVDGKPAARAGDPISCGGALQGGTSVNIG is encoded by the coding sequence ATGGGAAACGGAATCGTCGTTGGTAATACAGGTTCTGATCATGATGGCTTTCCTCCTACTCCTGTCACCGCAGGGTCAGGAACCGTTAAATATGATGGTATTCCTGCGGCTCGGCAAGGTGATCCTCTTGCGCCACATGATAAGCCGAAACATCCACCTCATGGACGCGCTATTGCAGCAGGTTCAGGAACGGTAATGGTTGATGGAAAGCCAGCTGCCCGTGCTGGTGACCCGATCAGTTGTGGTGGTGCTTTACAAGGTGGTACCAGTGTTAATATCGGCTAA